The genomic window GGCCACGGCTTGTCGATGCCGGCGAAGTAACCGCCGAGCGCGTACTGCTGGCCGTGCGCGAGGAACCGCTCCAGCAGACCGCGCTGGTCCATCACCTCGATGCTGCGCACGTGCAGGCCGAGCGACCGGACCTGCCGGGTCGGCTCCGCCTCCTTCTCCAGCACGAGCGCCTGTACGCCGTGCAGCCGCAACTCGCTGGCCAGCATCAAGCCGGTCGGTCCACCGCCGGCAACGATCACGTCAATCATCACAACCCCCATTTCCGTAGGCCGACAAGTCTGCGGCACGACCCGGGTCTTGCCACAAGTCCCCCGGTGCGCTATACATTGAGAATGGCGCGCAGTGGGTGCTCTCCTTTCCGGCATCGCGGGCGACCACCGCCAGGCTTTCAGCCATAGTGAGGAAGTCCAGTCGCGAGGCCGCCGCAAGCACGTCGGAGGCATCGGCTAGCCAACCCCCAACCGACCACGCCCAACCCAACACCCCCCAACCGAACACGGTCGCCACAGGCGGCGCTCCGGCCACACGGCGGACAAGCGCGCCGCACGACAGCCCGTGGAACTTCCCGGACGCGGCGCGCGGTACGGAGAGGCACCGTATGACGCGATCGAATCGCTGCTCCCGGCGCTTGCGGAAGAGCTCCGTCTCGAGTTTGATGCGCCGTTCGCGCTATTCGGCCACAGCATGGGCGCGCGCATCGCCTTCGAGCTGGCGCGGTATTTCCGGGACACGGACTGGCCGAAGCCGAGTCACGTGTTCGTATCCGGCTCGTGCGCGCCGCAGCGTCGACCTCCGCAGACGGCGCTACTCATCGGTCGGATGCCCGAGGCGCTTTGGCCGTCCGGGGACCTGACATGATGCGAACCGTGGTCGTCATGACGCTGTCGCTGCTTGGCGCGCTGACCCTTGAAGGCACGCCCGTTATGCCGATCGCCATCACGAACGTCACCGTCGTCAACCCCTGCCGCGACGCCGGCGACGCGGGCCAGACGGTCATCGTCGAGGACGGCTACATTCGCGCCATCCAGGCCGCGTCGGTGCCGCTGCCGAGCGGAGCCAGGCGAATCGACGGGGCCCGAAAGTTCCTGATTCCCGGTTTGTGGGACGCCCACGTCCACTTGACCAAAGGTGGCCTGAACACCTTGCCGCTGTACATCGCTAATGGCGTGACCGCAGTTCGTGACATGGGGAGCGACCTGCAGGAAGTACAGGCGTGGCGCGCGCAAATCGAGGCGGGCGCGCTCGTCGGTCCTCGTATCAAGACCGCCGGTCCGATGCTGGAGTCGCCTGCGAACGTGGAGCGGATGAAGCAACAGCAGACGATAGAGCCGATCGATCGACTGCGCGTCAGCGTCGGCGGACCAAACGAGGCGCGAGAAGTCGTCAATCGCCTGGCGGCTGCGGGTGCGGATCTGATCAAGGTGCGGACGACGCAGAACCCGTCGACGTTTCGCGCGATCGCCGACGCCGCCAAGCGACAGGGCCTACCACTCGCGGCCCATCCGTTCGCGCCGCCTGAAGATCTGCGACAAGACGCCGTGCGCAGCATTGAGCACTTCGTCGCCTATCCACCGCTCAACGACCGCACGGCGGTGCAGCGGCGCGCGTTATTCGCCAATCTCGCGCATGCGGGGCTGTTCATGTCTACGACGCTCGCGAACGTGGACCAGTCGCTGCTGGTGCCGCACGACGAGTCGGTCAGGCGCCTACAAGATAGGAAAGGGATGCTGGACTCGCGCCGCAAGTACGCGTGCGGCTATCTCGTCGAGGACTGGCGCGAGCAGGTGGACGAGAAGAAGGACGAGCCGATCGGGCCGTTCCGCGTGCTCCTCCCGGGCTTCTTTCGCGACCTCCGCGAGCTGCGCGACGCGCGCGTGCGGTTTCTCGCGGGAACCGACGTCGGGGTCGCCTTCATGTATCCAGGCTTCAGCCTGCACGACGAGCTCGAAATCCTCGTACGGCGCGTCGGGTTCCGTCCAATGGAAGCCTTACGCATCGCCACGCGTCATGCGCCGATGTTCTTCGGCATCGACAGGACCATGGGTTGCGTCGAGCCGGGACACGTCGCCGACCTTGTCCTCCTCGACGCCAACCCGCTGTCAGACATTGTCAACACGCGCAAAATCCGCGGCGTCATGACGACGGGACATTGGTTCGATCGCGCTGCCCTCGACCGGCTGCTCTCGGGCGTCGAGCAGGCATGCCTGCAGCCCGCCAGGCAGACGCCGAACGCACGGTAACGATCCCGCGGCGCGCCATTACGCTGCCCATATTTTCATGGCCCGAGTGACGATAGAGCACCTGCGCGCGGCCACAGTCGCGCGACCCGACGATGCGGCGGCGCACCAGGCCGTTGGTATGGCACTCGTGGAGCGCCGCGAGCTCCATGCAGCGATGCCACACCCCTGGGCGACGGGCGGCGCGGCGCTCAGGCAAGCGAGAAGCGCGACGAGAAGCGGCAGTCGGATCAATAGAACACCCTCGCGCCGAGCACGATCGTGCGCAGCGGGAACAGCCCATTCAGCGTCGTGATGCGGCCGTAGTTGTCGCTCGACAGGTCCGTCGTTGGCCGTTCTCAGTTGGCGTGGTTGAAGCGGGACCTCCGGTGCGCTATGTCAGCGCAACGGTCTCTCCATGCTCTGGCATTTTCGTCTTCCACTGCAGTTGGAGCCAGAGATAAGGACGATGCGACCGTCGAAGCTGAGTTGGCCATGTGTGCCGAGGAGACGATCCCGAGTCTCGTAAAGTACCACGTCGAACGACACGCCAACACTCACTTGGTCGCCTGCATCAAGACAGCCGTTAGTCCGGGGGCACCGGATCTGACACGAGCACTGGTTGACGCGGTGACGTCATCGCTGGAGCGGGTCACAGCGACGGCTGCCGCCGAGTTGTCAGAGGTGAAGATCCGAGAGCTTGTCGACCACCATAGGGAGATGCTTCAAGCTGATCTTGCATCAGGCCGGTGGAAGCAGACCTTTCGAGGTCGCGACATCCTGAAGCGGTACACTCGCCGTTTCATGAACGGACTCGTCAAGTACCCTGTATTTCGGGATCTTATCGTTAGTCGAATGCGCGAAGACCAGTATCGCCCCAGTGGAATGAGAGACGTTATTGAAGAGATCCTTGTCGATTAGGGCCGCGACACGAGATCGCTCGGTCAGCCGGTTTTGACGGCGGCTAACGGCGCGGCCGTGGGTGGCGGCCTCCACGAACTGGCCGCGCGGCCAGTTGCCGCATGGCTCGCGTGCCGACAGACCGCCTCACCAACCGCGAACACGTGGCGCACGTGAACGCGAGCTGGCCTCTCGCGGGGCGCCACTCCCTCGCCACCGTAGCCGGGACGCTCTTCTCGAACCGATGACGGCTGCCACGGCCCGGCCACCTGTTCGGCCTCATGGACATTGTGGCGTCTGCAGCGCAACGAGATGTTCTCAACGGACGCGTCCCCGCCCGCCGCGTAAGGCACGAGATGGTGATATTCGAGGAAGCCGCGTTCGGCGCAGCGCTTGCCACTCGCGCTCACGAAGGCGCACTCGCCGTGGTCGCGGGCCCACACGCGGCGCTTAACCTCGGCAGAGATGTGCCGTGACCGCGTCTTCGGTGCGGTTGTGCGACCCCGCTCGGGGCGCTCTTGTGCCTGTCGAAGGCTCGACGGGCGGTTCACGCGCGGCTGCTCGGTGGCCGCGTACTTCGTCTTGGCGGCGTCGCGCAACACAAGCGTGAGCGCCCGATCAAACAGCGCCCCCACATCGCCACTGGGAATGACGTGCCGCAACAGGTGTTGGGCCTCGCGGAGCTTCCCGTAGGTTTCGGCGCCGATCGTGAACGAGACTTTGTAACGGGCCGGTGCGAGCGGCGTCACGTTGGTGTGTGGTCGGTCTGGCGGCGGAGCACACACGGGCTCGTGACACGTGGCGGCAGCGTTGCTGACAGGCGGTGCGCAGGAGGGTGGTACGTCGTCGCGCGTCGCCGCCGGGGTCGGCGCGACCGCTGGCTGATCTGGCGTGGTCGACTGGAGCGGTGGTGAGGCCGTCTGGCTGACGGCCGGCGGCGTTGGGAGCTTACGCACCGTGCTCGGCACATCGGGGCGAGGTTGCAGCCGCGCCACAATCTGCTCGACCTCGCGCGTGCTACGATGCCGCACCTCGGCCAAGAGCGCGATATGGTTCGCCTCCGTCAGATGTGGGGCCAACAAGCGAATGGTCGTGAGCGTCACATCGCCCGCGGCGAGCCGTTCGAGGATCACTGGGAACCGCTGCGCGGCGCGCGCCGCCGCGATGCGCTTATAGGTCGCGGATTCCGACAGCTGGAGAACCTGCGTGCAGTAGCCGAACAACGATCCGTAGCCCTCGGGGAGATAGAGGTGGCGCTGATCGAGCGCAGCGAGGGAGGCGACGAGGTGCACGGTGGCGTCACGTTCACAAGCAGCGAGGCGGCCGACCTCGCGGAGGAGACTCTGATCGGAGAGTCGATTGTACGAGGAAATGAGAGTCGCCATGTCCCATTATACGAAGGCGATTTTCGAGGCGCAGAATGGCTCGACAGCGCACGCAAACGCGCCGATCCGTCTTTTCAGTCGACCTGACCAGCGAACGCTGTTTCACGGTTAACGTGGCGCCGGCAAACGGCCGTTCTCGTGACACTCCGTCCCAGAGCGCGCGTGCGTCGAAAATCACGTCAAGTACTTTTATGATGGCGGTCGCACGTTTGGGCGCTGGGGGTGCCACATCCGGAGCAGCGTGCGGCGGTAACGCTCCAGCTCCGACACCCGCTCCGCGCCGCTCATGTGCACTCCGGCCATGGGGTCCTCCTCATTAGTTAACGGCCGTTGCGTTTCCGCTGAAAGTAAACGCCGGTTTACTATTTGTCAAGCATGGCGCCGCGCCCCAGAACCATCGATGACGCCGGGATCCTGGAAGCGGCGGGCCGAATCACTTCGCGGCGTGGACCCGCCAAGTTCACGCTCGCCGAGGTCGGCGCCGAAGTTGGCCTCTCGGCCGCCGCGCTCGTTCGGCGCTTGGCTCGAAGCGCGTGCCCATGCTGGCGCTCGCGCGGGCGGCGCGCGATTCCGTGGACGCTATGGCGGGTGGGTCGCTGATCGCCTGGGCCATCCACCGGGTCGGAAGCGCGGAGGCCTGGGTACGGTACGACCTCATCAGCTTGTTGGAACCGCATCGGCCGACGGCCAGGCGCTCTGCATCACGCCGCGCGTCACACGCAGGATCGAAGAAAGCGGCAAGCCGGTCTCAACTCGGGTAGAATCCGCGGAAAGGTGCTTCGAACGATTGCTCTCGGTCTCGTGACATTGTGCTTGGTCGGCTCGCGCAGCGTGTGTCCACAGCAGCCTGAGCTCGGACGCATCGATTTTCCCGCTTCACAATCCGGCCGGCGCCCCGCGGCGGCAATCGCCGCCCACGGCACACCTGCACGAGATCTGGTCCGCATCCCGGCCGCGTCCTATGACGTCTCGGATCGCATCACGACCCTTGAGCTGCGCGTATCGGTGAGCGAGTTCCTGCTGGGCGCCACCGAGGTAACCCAACGTGAGTACGAAGCCATGACCGGCGAGAACCCTTCGGTGTCCAAGGGCAGCAGCCGCCCGGTCGAGAACGTCTCCTGGTGGGACGCCATTCGCTTCTGCAACTTGCGCAGCGCGAAAGAAGGGCTCACGCCGTGCTACGACATGGCGACGGGACGTCGGCCCGAGCCGTGCTCGGGGTATCGACTCCCGACCGAAGCCGAATGGATGGTCGCTGCAGGACCGCCGCCGGCGGCAACCGCGCTGGACGAGGTCGCCAACGTCGGCGACACGAGCACGAAGAGCCTCCGCATCCTGCATGACGCGCTCGAGAAAGGCACG from Luteitalea sp. includes these protein-coding regions:
- a CDS encoding amidohydrolase family protein, with product MMRTVVVMTLSLLGALTLEGTPVMPIAITNVTVVNPCRDAGDAGQTVIVEDGYIRAIQAASVPLPSGARRIDGARKFLIPGLWDAHVHLTKGGLNTLPLYIANGVTAVRDMGSDLQEVQAWRAQIEAGALVGPRIKTAGPMLESPANVERMKQQQTIEPIDRLRVSVGGPNEAREVVNRLAAAGADLIKVRTTQNPSTFRAIADAAKRQGLPLAAHPFAPPEDLRQDAVRSIEHFVAYPPLNDRTAVQRRALFANLAHAGLFMSTTLANVDQSLLVPHDESVRRLQDRKGMLDSRRKYACGYLVEDWREQVDEKKDEPIGPFRVLLPGFFRDLRELRDARVRFLAGTDVGVAFMYPGFSLHDELEILVRRVGFRPMEALRIATRHAPMFFGIDRTMGCVEPGHVADLVLLDANPLSDIVNTRKIRGVMTTGHWFDRAALDRLLSGVEQACLQPARQTPNAR
- a CDS encoding alpha/beta fold hydrolase → MELPGRGARYGEAPYDAIESLLPALAEELRLEFDAPFALFGHSMGARIAFELARYFRDTDWPKPSHVFVSGSCAPQRRPPQTALLIGRMPEALWPSGDLT